The following proteins are encoded in a genomic region of Gossypium hirsutum isolate 1008001.06 chromosome D05, Gossypium_hirsutum_v2.1, whole genome shotgun sequence:
- the LOC107902899 gene encoding heavy metal-associated isoprenylated plant protein 47 isoform X1: MKQKIVLKVSMHCSKCRKKALKVAAVAYGVTSVALHGPEKDKLMILGDGVDAACLTEALRKKLCHASIEIVEEVKDTPKPVDPPKPPSPQIIICQPQPFEYYRVVPDPTPAPCTIM, encoded by the exons ATGAAG CAAAAGATAGTTCTTAAAGTGTCAATGCATTGCAGCAAATGCCGAAAAAAAGCTTTAAAAGTAGCTGCTGTTGCATATG GGGTGACATCGGTGGCATTACATGGACCAGAAAAGGACAAGCTAATGATATTAGGTGATGGGGTGGATGCAGCATGTTTGACCGAGGCATTAAGGAAGAAGCTTTGTCATGCAAGCATTGAAATAGTTGAAGAAGTGAAAGATACACCCAAACCAGTAGATCCGCCAAAGCCCCCGTCTCCTCAAATTATAATCTGTCAACCACAGCCGTTTGAATATTATAGAGTGGTTCCTGATCCTACTCCAGCTCCTTGTACTATTATGTGA
- the LOC107902899 gene encoding heavy metal-associated isoprenylated plant protein 47 isoform X2, with the protein MHCSKCRKKALKVAAVAYGVTSVALHGPEKDKLMILGDGVDAACLTEALRKKLCHASIEIVEEVKDTPKPVDPPKPPSPQIIICQPQPFEYYRVVPDPTPAPCTIM; encoded by the exons ATGCATTGCAGCAAATGCCGAAAAAAAGCTTTAAAAGTAGCTGCTGTTGCATATG GGGTGACATCGGTGGCATTACATGGACCAGAAAAGGACAAGCTAATGATATTAGGTGATGGGGTGGATGCAGCATGTTTGACCGAGGCATTAAGGAAGAAGCTTTGTCATGCAAGCATTGAAATAGTTGAAGAAGTGAAAGATACACCCAAACCAGTAGATCCGCCAAAGCCCCCGTCTCCTCAAATTATAATCTGTCAACCACAGCCGTTTGAATATTATAGAGTGGTTCCTGATCCTACTCCAGCTCCTTGTACTATTATGTGA